In one Oryza glaberrima chromosome 2, OglaRS2, whole genome shotgun sequence genomic region, the following are encoded:
- the LOC127761313 gene encoding 40S ribosomal protein S10-1, producing the protein MIIPKKNRNEICKYLFQEGVLYAKKDYNLAKHPQIDVPNLQVIKLMQSFKSKEYVRETFSWQYYYWYLTNDGIEHLRNYLNLPSEIVPATLKKSARPPGRPFGSGPPGDRPRGPPRFEGDRPRFGDRDGYRGGPRGAPGDFGGEKGGAPAEFQPSFRSSGGRPGFGRGGGGGFGAGPTSSSME; encoded by the exons ATG aTCATCCCCAAGAAGAACCGGAATGAGATCTGCAAGTACCTCTTCCAAG AGGGGGTTTTGTACGCCAAGAAGGACTACAATTTGGCAAAACACCCACAGATTGATGTGCCAAACCTTCAGGTCATCAAGCTCATGCAGAGCTTCAAGTCCAAGGAGTATGTCAGGGAGACCTTCTCCTGGCAGTACTACTACTGGTACCTCACTAATGATGGCATTGAGCACCTGAGGAATTACCTTAACTTGCCGTCTGAGATTGTACCTGCTACACTCAAGAAGTCTGCAAGGCCACCAGGCCGCCCATTTGGCTCTGGCCCCCCTGGTGATCGCCCAAG GGGCCCACCTCGGTTCGAAGGGGACAGACCAAGGTTTGGAGACCGGGATGGCTACCGTGGTGGACCTCGTGGTGCGCCTGGTGATTTTGGTGGTGAGAAGGGTGGTGCTCCTGCAGAATTCCAGCCATCATTCAGG AGTTCTGGTGGTAGACCTGGCTTtggacgcggtggcggcggtggtttcGGTGCTGGTCCAACCTCTTCCTCCATGGAGTGA